One segment of Urocitellus parryii isolate mUroPar1 chromosome 5, mUroPar1.hap1, whole genome shotgun sequence DNA contains the following:
- the LOC144255146 gene encoding olfactory receptor 6C74-like yields MGFRNETTMSEFTLLGFPAVQHLGKVLFLVHLLAYLASITGNMFIITITWTDHRLQTPMYFFLSSFSFCEFCFITTVIPKLLSIFLLGQQTIKFTPCLTQAFSFLFLGSTIFFLMTVMSLDRYLAICKPLHYPTIMSLKVCFFLVFFCYTLSFIFITGVILKVSQLSFCGSNIISHFFCDLGSLIHLSCSETRSIEMLAFGIALFILLTSLIITIIAYSNIVVTIMHLPSAKERQRAFSTCSSHLLVLSLMYGSCVFIYIKPKQASRLDSNREAALVNTVVTPLLNPIIYTLRNKQVHQALRDALSRVKL; encoded by the coding sequence ATGGGGTTTAGAAATGAGACAACCATGTCAGAGTTCACCTTGTTGGGGTTTCCTGCAGTCCAGCATCTGGGAAAGGTCCTCTTCCTGGTGCACCTGCTGGCATACCTAGCCTCAATCACAGGAAACATGTTTATAATCACTATCACCTGGACTGACCATCGCCTTCAAACAcctatgtacttcttcctcagcagTTTCTCTTTCTGTGAATTCTGTTTCATCACCACTGTTATTCCTAAATTGCTGTCCATCTTTCTTTTAGGACAGCAAACAATTAAATTTACACCTTGTCTCACAcaagccttttcttttttatttcttgggtCAACAATTTTCTTCCTCATGACTGTGATGTCCTTGGATCGATACCTGGCCATTTGCAAGCCTCTACACTACCCAACTATCATGAGCCTGAAGGTTTGTTTCTTTCTGGTGTTTTTCTGCTACACTTTGTCCTTCATTTTTATCACTGGTGTGATCCTGAAGGTTTCCCAGTTATCCTTTTGTGGCTCCAACATCATATCTCATTTCTTCTGTGACTTAGGCTCCTTAATCCATCTTTCCTGTTCTGAGACCAGATCTATTGAAATGCTGGCCTTTGGTATAGCTTTGTTTATCCTTTTAACATCCCTCATTATAACCATCATTGCATACAGCAACATAGTAGTCACAATCATGCATCTTCCATCAGCCAAGGAGCGACAAAGAGCTTTCTCCACCTGCTCTTCTCACCTCTTGGTCCTCTCACTGATGTACGGCAgttgtgtcttcatatatataaaaccaaagcAAGCGAGCAGGCTGGACTCCAACAGGGAGGCTGCTCTTGTGAACACAGTGGTGACCCCACTACTGAACCCTATAAT